One genomic region from Fictibacillus marinisediminis encodes:
- a CDS encoding ATP-binding protein, whose translation MVEQFLVKMMKMQRRIEQPQEEHGQIHTLELSPVQFFRLKRKGAGNYVVMRSEGKFAQEIAIRAAAAERPLSDLIPLKTIQHWEIYFEKAFSGHACFFETHHADRSYHTVLSPVFHNGQVSEVVGTSTDCTRDTKSREELILYTHKYKEIFNNTLNPILLLNNSRVILEANPAAREVLGISSGDLNQNRLDAFICKEDEGELSLNWDLFMLDPSLKWEFKAGFSDEKKLIEFTGKKDILPGIHLCILEDVTERRQTEARLRKAETLNVVGEMAAGVAHEIRNPLTSLKGFIQLLKNESQAHDAYYSIILNEVDRIEYIIKEFLLLAKTDRQHIEKSSLVVTLKETVSLLQTQAILKNIELEMEIGEGIPDIDCDPFQIKQVFINLIKNGIEATAQGGTITIKAFRNGKDYVHFCFTDNGTGMPNQVLDRIGKPFYTTKEEGTGLGLMVSYKIIENHKGRVRVSSEVGKGTTFEVVLPI comes from the coding sequence ATGGTTGAACAATTTTTAGTGAAAATGATGAAAATGCAGAGGCGTATAGAACAACCTCAAGAGGAGCACGGACAGATTCATACATTGGAACTCAGTCCGGTTCAATTTTTCAGACTGAAAAGAAAAGGTGCCGGAAACTATGTTGTCATGCGCTCTGAGGGGAAGTTTGCCCAAGAAATTGCAATTCGTGCAGCTGCTGCAGAACGCCCTTTAAGTGATCTGATACCTCTTAAAACCATTCAGCACTGGGAAATTTACTTTGAAAAAGCCTTCAGCGGCCATGCCTGCTTTTTTGAAACGCACCATGCGGACCGTTCTTATCATACGGTTCTTTCACCTGTGTTTCATAATGGACAGGTATCAGAAGTTGTTGGTACTTCAACGGATTGTACACGTGATACAAAGTCACGAGAAGAATTAATACTCTATACGCACAAATACAAAGAAATATTTAATAATACACTCAATCCTATTCTTTTGCTGAATAACAGCAGAGTCATTCTCGAAGCTAATCCGGCCGCGCGTGAGGTGCTGGGAATCTCAAGCGGGGATTTAAATCAAAACAGACTGGATGCCTTCATTTGTAAGGAAGATGAAGGAGAATTATCTCTTAATTGGGACCTGTTCATGCTCGATCCGAGCCTCAAATGGGAGTTTAAAGCAGGATTTTCAGACGAAAAAAAGCTGATTGAATTTACAGGAAAGAAAGACATACTGCCGGGCATCCACCTGTGTATCCTGGAAGATGTGACTGAACGAAGACAGACAGAAGCCCGCCTTCGAAAAGCGGAGACCTTGAATGTCGTCGGTGAGATGGCTGCTGGAGTCGCCCATGAAATCCGTAATCCTCTCACCAGCCTTAAAGGGTTTATCCAGCTGCTTAAAAATGAAAGCCAAGCACATGATGCTTATTATTCCATTATTTTAAACGAGGTTGACCGGATTGAGTATATTATCAAAGAGTTTCTGCTGCTTGCCAAGACCGACCGCCAGCATATTGAAAAAAGCAGTCTCGTGGTCACACTAAAAGAAACAGTCTCCCTGCTTCAGACACAGGCCATCCTAAAAAACATTGAACTGGAAATGGAGATTGGCGAAGGTATACCTGATATTGATTGTGATCCTTTTCAGATTAAACAGGTTTTTATTAATTTAATAAAAAATGGGATTGAAGCGACGGCTCAAGGTGGAACCATTACCATTAAAGCTTTCCGCAATGGAAAAGATTATGTTCATTTCTGCTTTACGGATAATGGAACGGGAATGCCGAACCAAGTATTGGACAGAATTGGAAAACCATTCTATACAACAAAAGAAGAGGGAACAGGTTTAGGGCTCATGGTCAGCTATAAGATTATTGAAAATCATAAAGGCCGGGTAAGGGTTTCAAGTGAAGTAGGAAAAGGGACGACATTTGAAGTGGTTTTGCCGATTTAA
- a CDS encoding CAP domain-containing protein has protein sequence MKKVVVASILGASLFGANAGISHAQDCPQGGNVQVQPQQGQSNADINKLIESLKKQGFDVQTQKAEQKQQQAPAQEKTQTQAAPQQQKASEAPKSDAAAGQLTADEKQMVDKVNQEREKAGVKPLQVDMELTKMARVKAQDMIDNNYFDHNSPKYGSPFDMMKKFGIQYQTAGENIAGNSSVDGAHTSLMNSQGHRENILKSDYTKVGIGIVDGGKYGKMFVQEFTG, from the coding sequence ATGAAAAAGGTAGTAGTAGCTTCAATTCTAGGTGCATCATTATTCGGTGCTAACGCAGGAATTTCTCATGCGCAAGATTGCCCTCAAGGTGGAAATGTACAAGTACAACCACAACAAGGACAATCGAACGCTGATATAAATAAATTAATCGAATCTCTTAAAAAACAAGGATTTGATGTACAAACTCAAAAAGCTGAGCAAAAGCAACAACAAGCTCCAGCTCAAGAAAAAACTCAAACTCAAGCAGCTCCACAACAGCAAAAAGCGAGTGAAGCACCAAAGTCTGACGCTGCTGCTGGGCAATTAACTGCTGACGAAAAGCAAATGGTTGACAAAGTAAACCAAGAGCGTGAAAAAGCAGGGGTTAAGCCGCTTCAAGTAGATATGGAGCTAACTAAAATGGCTCGAGTAAAAGCACAAGACATGATCGACAATAACTACTTCGATCACAATTCACCAAAATACGGTTCTCCATTCGACATGATGAAGAAGTTTGGCATCCAATACCAAACAGCTGGTGAAAACATTGCCGGAAACTCTTCAGTTGATGGAGCTCACACATCTCTTATGAACTCTCAAGGACACCGTGAAAACATCCTTAAATCTGACTACACAAAAGTTGGTATCGGGATTGTTGACGGCGGAAAATACGGTAAAATGTTTGTCCAAGAATTCACTGGATGA
- a CDS encoding histidine phosphatase family protein, with translation MKSILVVRHCKASGQERNAVLTKEGLQQSHDLKNFLMNKPVDRIISSPFTRAVDSIEPLAKFKDLPIEKDDRLAERILSSKDHPDWLKLLEHSFYDFEAVLEGGESNRKAMERVRPLLKEIIASPYQCIVLVTHGNLMTLLLKLFDERMGFSEWKALSNPDVYEVTVQEESRIQRIWK, from the coding sequence ATGAAATCGATTTTAGTTGTCCGGCATTGCAAAGCCAGTGGCCAGGAAAGAAACGCTGTCCTGACAAAGGAAGGATTGCAGCAATCCCACGATTTAAAGAACTTTCTAATGAACAAACCCGTTGACAGAATTATTTCAAGTCCTTTTACCAGAGCAGTTGATTCCATTGAACCTCTGGCAAAATTTAAGGATCTCCCCATCGAAAAAGATGACCGCTTAGCTGAAAGGATATTATCATCAAAGGATCATCCTGACTGGCTGAAACTGCTTGAGCATTCCTTTTACGACTTTGAAGCCGTTCTTGAAGGAGGAGAATCCAATCGGAAGGCAATGGAAAGGGTTCGGCCGCTTCTGAAAGAAATCATTGCTTCGCCGTATCAGTGTATCGTTCTTGTCACACATGGAAATTTAATGACTCTGTTATTAAAACTCTTTGATGAACGCATGGGTTTTTCAGAATGGAAGGCTCTATCGAACCCCGATGTATATGAAGTGACCGTACAGGAAGAAAGCCGTATCCAAAGAATCTGGAAATAA
- a CDS encoding NAD-dependent epimerase/dehydratase family protein — MRILIIGGTRFVGRYIAASFLQKGHQVTLFNRGSNQELFPECQTLIGDRDSDLKPLQGQKWDAVVDTCGYFPRQTEQMAKTLRDSVPHYTYISSVSAYKSMEEKNQTEESELGVLADPATEEITGETYGPLKAACEEKIKQTYGESCLIIRPGLIVGPHDYSDRFTYWPARAAKGGEF; from the coding sequence GTGAGAATACTGATCATTGGCGGTACACGATTCGTAGGAAGATATATTGCGGCTTCATTTTTACAGAAAGGCCATCAGGTTACTCTTTTCAATCGGGGGTCAAACCAAGAACTGTTTCCTGAATGCCAAACCCTGATCGGAGACAGAGACAGCGATTTAAAGCCATTACAAGGACAGAAGTGGGACGCTGTTGTCGACACGTGCGGATATTTCCCGAGGCAGACTGAACAAATGGCGAAAACTCTGAGGGATTCAGTTCCTCACTACACGTATATTTCTTCTGTATCCGCCTATAAAAGCATGGAGGAAAAAAACCAGACAGAAGAAAGTGAACTTGGTGTCCTTGCGGATCCAGCCACAGAGGAAATAACCGGAGAGACATATGGCCCATTAAAAGCCGCCTGTGAGGAAAAAATCAAACAGACCTACGGTGAGTCCTGTCTGATCATCCGTCCCGGCTTAATTGTCGGACCCCACGATTATTCAGACAGATTTACGTATTGGCCTGCCAGAGCAGCGAAAGGCGGGGAATTTTAG
- a CDS encoding MFS transporter, which yields MAEAIIKEEQPAIPVSFFSQKKFMLLWGVTFCSAFSIAIFLFSQSWYIVKTLNMEASLGMVMIASSIPRLLFMAVGGVIADRVSRTKILSVSNLTRSILLGGLLILLGSGEVSVYSFAVFGLVFGILDAFVWPANSALLPMLVEDSQLTRANSIIQTTQQASMIIGPMIGGFLVSWGGYLLSFSVPAVMLLCSAFLSRLINLKPASTDSSGAPGIFASIKEGFSFVKTQPFLIALFISTIFINLSVVGPLMMGLPIFVKTILHGSALDFSYMDGSMAAGMVVSSLVIGFLNVKRYRGMLATAALFSMAAALMLFSQTHFQAGCMAVLFLIGMTFPATNIPILSIFQQLVDRSMLGRLSGLLTMASLGLTPVSYAVTSFFLSNGVSITSIMFGGSCSLLLVNLIVLWKLPVFRKTS from the coding sequence ATGGCAGAAGCTATAATCAAAGAAGAACAGCCGGCAATTCCGGTTTCTTTTTTCAGCCAGAAAAAGTTTATGCTCTTGTGGGGAGTTACTTTTTGTTCAGCCTTCAGTATTGCAATTTTTTTGTTTTCTCAATCCTGGTACATTGTAAAAACACTTAATATGGAAGCCTCTCTTGGAATGGTAATGATCGCATCAAGTATTCCCCGCCTCCTGTTCATGGCTGTCGGAGGGGTCATCGCCGACCGTGTAAGCCGGACCAAAATCTTATCGGTCTCTAACCTTACACGCTCCATCCTGCTCGGCGGACTTCTGATTTTGCTCGGCTCAGGTGAGGTTTCTGTCTATTCATTTGCCGTATTCGGACTCGTCTTTGGAATTCTCGATGCCTTCGTCTGGCCTGCAAACAGTGCGCTTCTTCCAATGCTTGTTGAGGATTCTCAGCTGACAAGAGCAAACTCCATCATTCAGACGACTCAGCAAGCCTCTATGATCATTGGGCCGATGATTGGAGGATTCCTTGTCTCATGGGGAGGGTACCTGCTCTCCTTTTCTGTACCGGCAGTCATGCTGTTATGCTCGGCTTTCCTCAGCAGATTGATTAACTTAAAGCCTGCCTCCACTGACAGCAGCGGCGCACCAGGTATTTTCGCCTCCATCAAAGAAGGCTTTTCCTTTGTTAAGACTCAGCCATTCCTAATCGCCCTCTTCATCAGTACCATATTCATAAATTTAAGCGTAGTAGGGCCGTTGATGATGGGATTACCCATTTTTGTAAAAACCATCTTGCATGGTTCTGCTCTCGATTTCAGCTATATGGACGGGTCAATGGCTGCAGGAATGGTCGTCAGTTCTCTGGTCATCGGCTTCCTCAATGTAAAAAGATACCGCGGCATGTTAGCGACGGCCGCCCTGTTTTCCATGGCGGCAGCTCTCATGCTTTTTAGCCAAACTCACTTTCAAGCCGGGTGCATGGCCGTCTTATTTCTAATCGGCATGACATTTCCAGCAACGAATATCCCTATCCTCTCTATTTTTCAGCAATTAGTGGATAGGTCGATGCTCGGAAGGCTTTCAGGATTATTAACCATGGCTTCCTTGGGGTTAACCCCTGTTTCCTATGCGGTTACCTCTTTCTTTCTTTCAAATGGCGTCTCTATCACTTCCATTATGTTTGGCGGCTCCTGTTCATTGCTGCTCGTCAACTTGATTGTACTTTGGAAATTGCCTGTATTTCGTAAAACCAGCTGA
- a CDS encoding ArsR/SmtB family transcription factor: MQEIYYMEDAEQLKVISDPLRLKVLWEIIDEAKTGKMIADILEAPAPKIHYHLKELDRVGLITVEKTEEKNGIIQKFYRPIARNFSVENILKQHKDHVKNELSDTLRENVLISLGKTKSYLRRVDSRLFEEWKQIKFGYEQLYLNEAQIQEFEKKAKELQELMNSFKINRQQDGELYHMLLLAFPFREPEYPDE; encoded by the coding sequence ATGCAGGAAATTTATTATATGGAAGATGCCGAACAGCTAAAAGTCATTAGCGATCCCCTTCGCTTAAAAGTCTTATGGGAAATTATTGATGAAGCCAAAACAGGAAAAATGATTGCAGATATTCTCGAAGCCCCCGCCCCTAAAATTCATTATCATTTAAAAGAACTAGACCGTGTAGGATTGATTACAGTAGAAAAAACTGAGGAAAAAAACGGCATCATCCAAAAATTTTATCGTCCAATCGCCAGAAATTTTTCTGTTGAAAACATTCTTAAACAACACAAGGATCATGTAAAAAATGAATTATCCGATACGCTCAGGGAAAACGTTCTTATTTCCCTTGGTAAAACAAAAAGCTATTTGCGCAGGGTAGACAGCCGCTTGTTCGAAGAGTGGAAACAGATTAAATTCGGCTATGAGCAATTGTATTTAAATGAGGCTCAAATCCAGGAGTTTGAGAAAAAAGCGAAAGAACTGCAGGAGTTAATGAACTCCTTTAAAATAAACCGGCAGCAAGACGGAGAGCTCTATCACATGCTGCTGCTGGCATTTCCGTTCCGTGAACCCGAATATCCTGACGAATAG
- a CDS encoding MarR family winged helix-turn-helix transcriptional regulator: protein MKIEGLKAYVEKLEVAHYILSKSLHPETTGEGDLTRTQYILMRMLSVRDRWTVTELAEMLEVKPSAVTVAVDRLYKKNYVQRYRSEADRRIVYLELSETGIAILHEAEERRLVSMENLLSKLSQEEREMLITIYGKFGKSTAKSEELTFAP from the coding sequence ATGAAAATAGAAGGACTAAAGGCATATGTTGAAAAGCTGGAAGTGGCTCATTATATACTGTCTAAAAGTTTGCATCCGGAAACGACAGGTGAAGGAGATCTAACCAGAACCCAATACATTTTAATGAGAATGCTATCTGTAAGAGACCGTTGGACAGTTACTGAATTGGCTGAAATGCTTGAAGTGAAGCCGAGTGCAGTAACCGTAGCGGTGGATCGTCTCTATAAAAAGAATTACGTGCAGCGTTACCGCAGTGAAGCTGACCGAAGAATTGTTTATTTGGAGCTTTCCGAAACAGGAATTGCAATCTTGCATGAAGCTGAAGAGAGACGTCTGGTAAGTATGGAAAATTTATTGAGCAAACTCTCTCAGGAAGAGCGTGAAATGCTGATTACGATTTACGGAAAATTTGGGAAGAGTACCGCAAAAAGCGAAGAGCTGACGTTCGCACCATAA
- a CDS encoding asparagine synthase, which translates to MLRKEGLIPTILGTVVSLASFSFRGNTRKYSSLSNILLGFGLAHIVLGVIDLFEHNEDEW; encoded by the coding sequence ATGCTGAGAAAAGAAGGATTGATTCCCACTATATTAGGAACCGTTGTGAGCTTGGCTTCTTTTTCTTTTAGAGGTAACACACGCAAGTATTCTTCACTTTCTAACATCCTGCTTGGGTTTGGACTTGCACATATCGTACTTGGGGTCATCGATTTGTTTGAACATAATGAAGATGAATGGTAA
- the cls gene encoding cardiolipin synthase, which yields MKRILEFLFVLAMIAALYIIIFSNMGLYWKWGSATAYFAILFITIYSLLLENRTAQHTLVWIYALVFFPLFGYIFYLYSGQLYLKGHLFKSKRKHDREELLLLAKREQKPDWSLFNEHQACFSRFAHNVTMTFQNSATQTKILKNGEETFPEIKRRLLEATRYIHIEYYIFRSDRLGKEIIDILIRKSEEGVEVRFLYDAVGSLTLASHEVDRMKKAGIKVYSFLPIKYGFFNQKFNFRNHRKIIVIDGAVGFVGGLNVGIEYLGEDQKFGFWRDTHMVMEGEAVQTLHAVFLLDWDYVSEEYLLEKEEYIKPVPVAGDGVVQVVPSGPDTQEGIMSDLYYSLISCATKSIWIATPYFVPNEAIRTALRIASRKGVQVRLMVPEINDGFLTQYATRSYFPELLRSGIEIYSYKKGFLHQKVIIVDGDMASIGTANMDMRSFHLNFEVNVFLTGTSSIKDLAEHYEEDIKDSEKVRPVGFYKRGLWERTKESIARLFSGIL from the coding sequence ATGAAACGAATTCTTGAATTTCTATTTGTCCTTGCAATGATTGCAGCTTTGTACATCATCATTTTTTCAAATATGGGATTGTATTGGAAGTGGGGGAGCGCCACTGCTTATTTTGCGATCCTTTTTATCACTATTTATTCTCTTCTGCTCGAAAACCGGACAGCACAGCATACGCTGGTCTGGATCTATGCTTTAGTGTTCTTTCCTCTTTTCGGTTATATTTTTTACCTGTATTCCGGACAGCTTTACTTAAAGGGCCACCTTTTCAAGAGCAAACGGAAGCATGACAGAGAAGAATTGCTGCTGCTTGCTAAAAGAGAACAGAAACCGGATTGGTCTTTATTTAATGAGCATCAAGCTTGTTTTTCAAGATTTGCGCACAACGTAACGATGACCTTTCAAAACAGTGCCACCCAGACAAAAATCCTTAAGAATGGGGAAGAAACATTTCCTGAAATCAAACGCAGACTGCTGGAAGCCACAAGGTACATACATATTGAATATTACATTTTCAGATCGGACCGTCTTGGGAAAGAAATTATCGATATTTTAATTCGTAAATCCGAAGAAGGGGTTGAAGTTCGCTTCTTATATGATGCGGTTGGAAGCCTCACCCTCGCATCACATGAAGTCGACCGAATGAAAAAAGCTGGCATTAAGGTTTATTCGTTCCTGCCTATTAAATATGGATTCTTTAATCAAAAGTTTAATTTTAGAAATCACCGTAAGATTATCGTCATTGATGGAGCAGTAGGATTTGTCGGAGGCCTGAACGTAGGAATTGAATATTTGGGAGAGGACCAAAAATTCGGTTTTTGGCGTGATACCCATATGGTCATGGAGGGAGAAGCCGTTCAAACGCTTCACGCTGTGTTCTTGCTGGACTGGGATTACGTCAGTGAAGAATACCTGCTTGAGAAGGAAGAGTATATCAAGCCTGTTCCTGTTGCAGGGGATGGGGTGGTTCAAGTGGTTCCGAGCGGACCGGATACGCAGGAAGGCATCATGAGTGATTTGTATTATTCCCTCATATCCTGTGCAACAAAATCCATCTGGATTGCTACGCCTTATTTTGTTCCGAACGAAGCCATCAGAACTGCATTAAGAATTGCTTCAAGAAAAGGGGTTCAGGTAAGGCTGATGGTGCCGGAGATCAACGATGGTTTTCTGACGCAGTATGCTACAAGGTCGTATTTTCCTGAATTGCTGCGCAGCGGAATTGAAATCTATTCTTATAAGAAGGGGTTTTTACACCAGAAAGTTATCATCGTAGATGGGGACATGGCATCCATCGGTACAGCGAACATGGACATGAGAAGTTTTCATCTGAATTTTGAAGTGAATGTATTTTTAACGGGGACTTCATCGATAAAAGACCTCGCGGAACATTATGAGGAAGATATAAAAGATAGTGAAAAGGTACGGCCTGTCGGTTTTTATAAAAGAGGATTATGGGAGCGGACGAAGGAATCGATTGCTCGGCTGTTTTCCGGTATTCTGTAG
- a CDS encoding undecaprenyl-diphosphate phosphatase codes for MDWLEAVILGIIQGMTEFLPVSSTGHLLLGRHFFRLDEAGLFLDSMLHIGTLIAVVTIYWNEIKELIKKPFSRLSMLLVAGTIPTVIIGVSFKDYFEEISKTGVTVGWEFLATGCVLWFADTMKSRGHKQLEDITIMDAVLIGSFQGAAILPAVSRSGLTIAAALFRKIDRGTAAYFSFLLSIPAIAGGCLFQVKDVLGGQAEQLSFFSLFLGTAMSALFGYLAVKWMISLVKKGSLKGFAIYVWLLGISIIGMQAAGVF; via the coding sequence ATGGATTGGCTTGAGGCGGTCATATTAGGGATTATTCAGGGGATGACTGAATTTCTGCCTGTAAGTTCCACAGGGCATCTTCTTTTAGGAAGGCATTTCTTTCGACTGGATGAAGCAGGGCTGTTCCTCGACAGTATGCTTCATATTGGCACACTGATTGCAGTGGTGACAATTTATTGGAATGAGATCAAAGAACTGATTAAGAAACCCTTCAGCAGACTGTCCATGCTGCTTGTGGCAGGCACTATACCCACCGTTATTATAGGCGTGTCATTTAAGGACTATTTTGAGGAGATCTCGAAGACCGGTGTTACTGTAGGATGGGAGTTTCTTGCCACAGGGTGTGTGCTTTGGTTTGCGGATACCATGAAATCAAGAGGACATAAGCAGCTGGAAGACATTACGATTATGGATGCGGTTTTAATTGGAAGTTTTCAGGGAGCAGCAATCCTGCCTGCAGTATCCCGTTCAGGGTTAACGATTGCTGCAGCACTTTTCCGTAAGATTGACAGAGGAACAGCAGCTTACTTTTCCTTTTTGTTATCTATACCGGCTATCGCGGGAGGGTGTCTGTTTCAAGTGAAAGATGTGCTGGGCGGCCAGGCGGAACAATTATCGTTCTTCTCCCTTTTCCTTGGGACAGCCATGTCAGCATTATTCGGCTACTTAGCGGTTAAATGGATGATCTCTCTAGTGAAAAAAGGTTCTTTAAAGGGCTTTGCTATATATGTATGGCTCCTTGGCATTTCAATTATTGGAATGCAGGCAGCAGGCGTTTTTTAA